The Naumovozyma dairenensis CBS 421 chromosome 2, complete genome genome segment TTATAGTGGTATCAAGAGTATCTTCAACAGCAttaccttcttcttcttcttcatctgatGATGCGGCAAGTAAACCTTCATAATGTCTCGCaagttcttcttcatcaatatcgGCATGATCTTGATTGTCAATTTCACTTCCACTTTCATCCTCCTCCTCATCTTCCCTCTCATTAACACTATTGTCTGAAACtgattcattttcatccTTTGTACTTTTCTTAGATTTTTcctgttcttgttcttgttcttgttcctGTTCTTGTTTCTGTTTTAATCTGTTCTGTTTATTGATTCCTAAGAAGAAATCTAACCcgttttcaaaattttcaataatttctttacattctttatcattcaTCACTAAACTAATTAAACTATcacaatttttaatattcaTCACCACTTCATTCCATATTCTACTGGgattaaattcatttgatttatCTTGATTAATTATCCAATAAGAATGTAATGTGAACCATTTAGGAACCAATGTTTGCTTGCCCTCATCGTTTGAAACCTTtagattcttcttcttttgtgCAAACTTGagtttatttattgaaattttgatGCTTTTGGACATACAAatcaatttgataaaaagatccaaatcataatttttcttcacaTCGTCCAATACAACatccaatttcttcttcttccaaaCACTAGATTTGGAACTCGTCGTTAAAAacttattgaaaaatttagaaaattttttctcaaaatgatgaatctttttattaaatactTCCAATTTAATTTGATCCATTTGTAATTCCACATCATCTAGCGTAATCTCATTCAAAATTTTGGCAATCTTTTTAGCATTCTTCTTACCTTTCGAATTATAATGGATTCTTGTTTGAACAAATCTTGGttcaaatgaatttaatgagtttgttaaataatgatattgatattctAAATTGTCTAATTTGAATAGTAAGTTATCCTTCACCATTTTTTCTCTCTCTTTTTTTCCGCCACCAGCTTATTGTTTCTCacaaataacaatactaGTATAATTCActaattatcaatattctttttgaGACCTTTGCAAATGATTTTGGATAAGAGTTCTTGAAGTCATTAAacatatttcttcaaattttccagaataatttttttttcatctgGGGTTTGCGATGAGGAGGCATGGGTGTTGTTCTGcaagatatttcaaaagacaagaaatatatattttataataatgatattataaTAGCTAATAATTAATAGACAGACATTAGTAAGTTGTCAGCTTTGAGGGCTCGAAAGACCATAAgattataataaatgtATTGCAAATATGATTGCTGCatagtttatttttaccAGGATAGTCCCATTTGACTGTAGCTACCAACTAACTTGTTCTTACTTTTTTCAAGTAATATATGAGGGTACATCAAACTTATTACAGTATTGTTTCTACGGTAAAGAATACTATCAAGTTCATAATAGAGTATGGtctatatctttatttagTGATGCACTGAATAGATGACAACCACGATGCTAGGCCAGCATGCATCATGCAGAGTATATgctattttttctttctgtAGTCTATTGTCAAACGACATCTTTCAACAATACCATAATTTACTAAGAGCTGCAAGCTCTTTCACATGGTTAAAAATACAAGAATTTCTTCGATGTGAGTCAAGTACCTAACCTGCTTTCAAGTGTAAAATATTACCAAGTATTAAAAATCAGACTGACATGCAAAtcgttttatttttttgagtctcatcttcatcaaataaaaaattttcaagaagaaatagCTCAATTGTCATCATATTTGAATACAAAATTTTACACAAGACAAGAAGACTCAAgttcaaaaaaaaagcaTGATAAAAAGCAAAAATCCTGAATATTACCagtaaaagaaaaagaaaaagaaaaaaggaaggaaaacaaataataacattaaaaaaattactcATTGAAcaataatcataataatatcagaGCCACGCCCTGTCACAGGCAATTTATCATCAACGTTccaaaataaacaaattaagGAACACAGTTGACCGTCGTGATATAAGTGGAAATCATCATAAACAAAAACTGAATTAAAGTTCAACgtaaaattttattattagtaatattcatattcatattttcttttccattaTATTAACCTTAATATAATCAATCACAATAGTAATAATCaatcttttttctttgtaaagGCATCAGACACATATTTGCTCTtatcaattcattaaaaataaattctcAGACATATGCTTGTCTATATTGAGTAAATTGTTTCATCTTCTGCAAAATTTTTATCGAATCTTATCGACTGATAAGAAGTTCGTTTCTTTTGTATTTACtattttcctttcctttccttttctttttgaaaagtaaTCAAAAATTCAGAATTGCATGAATGGTAAAAAAATAGTTTTGTCTTCACAATTTGATCAGACTCGTCATCTAAAAGGTATCATCATAATGAGagcaaaaaaaaggaaaacgAAAGGAAACACAAAAATAGGACCCcttacaacaacaataataatcataacaaaaaaacaaaaaacaaaaaacacaataaataatttttttaaatgatgaatctGTTGCGTGGGTTTTCTAGGCCCACATAAAAGCATTGTCACTCatgaaaggaaaaaatattatttatttttattcagTGCCCAGTGCTGtgtatcttcatcttcatcaaaaaaaatgaaaaaaattattgacGCGTGCCacaattcaataaaataaaaaagttGAATGCAAAACAACTGTTTCAATccaattcatctttttttccACATAGAGTGAGATAGAATGTCAAAAGGTACagtcaattttttttaaaaaatcaGAAGTAGTGCAAAAACGTATCAACATGTACTCGTTCAGCCAGTAATTCCAGCTTTTGTTTTCGTTGAATCATCATATAAAAAAGACTGACCTAAAGACATTTATTTGCGACgacaaattaaaaaataagcaataaagaaaaaagttaTAGGAATACGACTATATTCCACTCTTTGAAACACACTCacataacaataataatgaaatgacAAATAAATCCTCAGTGATTAAGATCAAAAGTTCTaatcaatattaaaattcaGAAACTCTAGtttgtatatattttgatatGGTCATCAACGGAGATTAAATGTCCATCGCTATTGTAATATATAGCAGCAGTTTGTGTTCAAAGCGTATGTGTataatttctttctcttgTCATTTTTTTGTCGTTGTCTCACTCTAACATAACCACTTGGATATACATGTTTTCCTGTTACAACCTAAGTTAAATTAAATAGTATTAAGACAATGATGAAAGTAACAATAATAGTTCAAACATCCAGCTGCTTTATATAGTTTGTCACTTACTTGTCAGAGGTATTGTTGGTTTTCCACCTAACCGTTCATTTTggtgaaaatttttcacttttccCACTGtagttttttttgttaGGGCTTTGTTCGGCGATGAGAGAGGGTAACAGCCATTTTAGCGACATGAGATCAAGAAACAGCTTTTGTAAATTGGGAAGCTGACACAAGAACATGGTCGATTGGATAGATCCTCAAGAGGAGTCATAAGGAATCAAGTAGCGTGTCTGTAGTGTATTGCTAAATCTAACTAAGAGCATCTTAAAGTTTGTTATTCTGTTTATCAGCGTCTCACAGTGTTCATTCCATTCGTTTTTTGTCGTATATAGCAATGGCTGCCACAATTAGCCAGCAGGAGACAGTACAAGATCAATCCGAACTTGATAAGCATGCAAAGAACTCTATGCAATTATCACCAGATGTATCACCACCAAATGAAACGAAAAGTTCCACAAGTTACTTctcttcaaaaaaatttatccAACTAGCAATTACTTTTTCAACATTATATCTTGCATACACAAAACATAAGGACACTAAGGATGAACTTGATTGCGTGACTATTTTCAAAGATGCTTCTAGAGTTATCGTAATCCTTTTAGCAAACATTTTTATGAATTATGCTAACAATGTAAACAAAATAGCAATTTCTAACGGTGCAGTCGATAACAATGTTAAAACAAATCTGCTTCCTCCTTTTGATGTATGTTATCTAGTCTATTTACCATTCATGGtgtcatttttattttgtcCTTCATTAGCTATTTTCAATACTACATTGACTCTGAATGTTTTAGATGTAAACAtcttcaagaaattgacATTCCAAGTTtgttttatcatttttgaTCAAGTAatgtcttcttcttccacaAAAGATGATATAGATAAATTGCCATTAATTGGAATTGCTGTCAATTATACGATATCCGAACTACTGATGAAAATTGGAGAGAAGAAAAGTCtagatttaattgattctAATTTGTTTAGTATCATTCtaacaaatattttaataatgCTCCCAATccaaaatgataatatggATTATTTACCCTTGATAATTTTGAGAAATACCCTATACGCATTCATTATAATagtttctttcaattggaTGGTATCCACACTTCTGATCAAGTTAAAATTCAATCAAAAGTCCCTACATATAACCTTGttaatcaattttattatagCCTTACCATTGACAATTAATGTCTTAGTTGAAATTCCTTCATCTTCAGAAAAATCATCGCTGTCTCCAAGTATATGGTTATTcgatttcattaattcatcatcgaTAAGAAAAACTATATTGATACTCTGGTTATCGTTCCTTCTAGTCCTAATACcgaatataatttttttcaaatcaaatttCTCATTAAATACATCAAGGAAAATTTGGCActtcttaatttttttattattaattaaaccTTTCCAAATGGATCCattctttattaaaattgCCCTATCAGGAACTATAGTCCTATTCTTATccattgaatatttaagaTTCATTAACTTACACCCTATAGGTCCAATATTGAATGaacatttgaaaactttcACTGATTATAGAGATAACAAAGGTcctttaataatatcttatATTTACTTAATTATTGGAATTTCAATACCTTTATTGGTTAATAATTCCCCTATTGGTTTGATAAGTCTGGGTATTGGTGATTCAATGGCTTCCATCATTGGTGGCAAATTTGGTCATTTTAAATGGCCAGGATCTAAAAAGACTCTGGAAGGTACAATGGCATTCATATTGACTACATCATTCACTTGCTATTGCTTAAAAACTTATTTCCAAGGGTTTTATTTCAACCAGATTTCAATGATTAATCTGTTCTATGTCTGTACATTATCAGGCATATTAGAAGGCAATAGtcaattaaatgataatatattaatacCAACTTTCATGATGATTATAGAAGAACTATTAtccaattaaaaaaaaaagaaaagaaaaatccaTAAAATGACCAAACGGTtatatgttattattattattttatttttgaactatacatatacaaatatatatacaagGTAgatatcaattaataaacATTTTACAATAGAAAAGCACAAAGTGATCATTTCTTAccatttttcttgttcttcttaCTCTTCTTACCACTATCACCTTCAATAAAgtctaataattcatcaacagATTTCTTAGCTAATTCCGGGTTtggttcattattttttttattcttcttaGAATGCGAATTGttattactactactgCTACCAGTACTACTAGCCTTTGCCTTTGATTGATGAGATTCTTGAACTTGcttttgttcttcattgatcttattttgaatattattcaataaattagTCAACCCAGTAACCCATTGTTTAGCTTGAGCAGTTTGAACATGATTAGCACCCAACTCCTTAGTGAAAACTTTTTCTGCCATCACAACATGTTCTAACCCATGTCTGTATTCTTTCAAAGTGACATACATATTGCTCAATCTTGATCCAGTGTATGCATAAGCTAATGAATCATCTCCCACAGATGTACTAATCAAATCacttaatttctttaagatTTCAATGGTTAATTTAGGATTCTCCACACCTAATGATAATTGTTCAAGACTTGTGTAAATGTTGGTAATACTTGGATGAACATATTGGTCACTACCAATTTGAAATGCTTGTAAAGTGGAAATAATTCTCTTATAAATAACAGACGCATTGTATGGACTTTCATTAGAAATCTCTGATAATGTTAAATTAATCATGGCTCTTAACATTTCAAAGGAATCAATACCACAAACTCTTTCATAAATTTTGCATGATTTACGACAGAACGCAACAGCTTCAGATGATAGTCCTAATTGATTGTAAATTGTCGACAAAGCTAAATATTTCTCAGCAACAGTTGGATGCAAAACACTGTTGACTTCTTCCAGGACAGCAATCGATTGAGCAAACGAAGTTAATGCAGTGGTTTGATCTTCATTAATCAATGAAAGACCTTGTTGCCAGTATTCTTGAGCGATTAATGATGTACATTCGGATGTCTTCACCTTTGGAATAATTACAAAATCGTTCACAGCAAATGTGGTTGTTGGCTCAACtaatttatttctaattttcttatcttGAGATTGCTtataatattcatattgTTCCCTTCTTAGGAAATATTCCTTATTGATTAATTGAATACCAAATTTATAACAAATAGATCTGATTAATTGGAATGGATTTCCTGTATGCTTATTGATCCAATTTTCTGGTAATTCATAACGGAAACGCAAAAATGCTTCTTTTTGGATAAATTCCAAGATGGATGCACGAGTCAAATTGACGAATTCATATGACTTTGTTGGGtaaaattcattaacttCTTCTGGTTTTGGATCTGCATTATATTGTTCCCCAAAtaacaaattgaaaacgaaagaaattaatgatgGAACTAATGCCACTGGTAAAGGTTTAGCAAAGGCTCTCAAGAAATGTTTAATGGAACGAGAAATAACTTCTACTTCTGCTACATGAATTAAAGTctctaattcatctttagCAACGATGACTGGTTCTTCATTAGTTGGTTTCcttaattcatcttcatttaatttcaaatcacCTGTCAATTCCGGTGGGACTTCTTTACCTTCTTGAACATATTTGTTAATCTTGGCTTGTCTTTCAGCAatcattttttcaattttcatcaaataagAAGCTTCCCAATCCTCATAATCAGCATTATCCTTTGcaacttcttctaatttagCAGAATGCTTGGTATTTTCACTTTCCAAATATTCCTTGGtgatttcaatgattttacCTAAGTAACGAAGGTTAATACCATGCTTATGTAAGGTGTCAACTAAATGTTCCCCATTGTACGGGATATTCGCCTTCCCTTCgaaataatctttcatCACATTTGGAATAATGtcatcattcaaataagTGGACATATTATCAATAGTCTTATCTTCAACACCTTCAATATGATAAGCATCAGGATTATAgttgaatttattttcgTTGAATGCAGTAACCATATCTAACCcatcttccttttcaactttttcaGTCCACCATTTATCGACTAACTCGGGACGCAATAACGTCTGTCTATGAGGATAACGTCTGGAGGTATCACCCTTAAAAGAATCAAAATGTTCCTTCACGAAGTTAATATCAATTG includes the following:
- the CLU1 gene encoding translation initiation factor 3 subunit CLU1 (similar to Saccharomyces cerevisiae CLU1 (YMR012W); ancestral locus Anc_2.559), with the protein product MSAATTDAVSTSDSIKTEQNENVQVSIKLPVLSIPRHHHHNNNDTKGKKSNRNHKASSTTADNTKKNELLFQFNKDVKIRTVVDVLAISEQSKYLTNIQLTHNGKILSEEATLGESLANNNDKVAKLNVSLKPYTTRSGLHHLLTVRDFVGFSSESIDGLSEFAISTHSKFNSLPLDDIKEKKIPIEEKKDQEKEEGTKEEEPKKKNVFEVNDEEKSKFASMVHEIFEASANSSINKLLSAETDIITPCLRSLSLSGYNPVPVFYKSKGHLFYIQVVTLESETFHITVTPSGFFVNKSSATKFDPNEKIFEEEDNKTQIKSGTFYTLYDLLAYHSKKFTSHVEALEKKLSNLESVSYVKPLTTFLHKPWMVSSPTNPSDFLRLQLTSQDLSPITKSNDTTFNDQYQAIKDLPLDSIPNRIEFEKLQTKITHDFTIAAIKGAMSIFTNDSIPLNPESVTNEHIYLIDDIFYSFADKVSNKDLIVDEETARVSATQDLKTINVLNRVKLDQVRYVLTTIVDFAGKRLIAQTPVPGLLSSMGAKLEKDPVTDETILKDFKNDVMVQYGLDEEEGKILYDEEFDAALGAEFAKIFHLQKHHAKVSADDDDNKIWFSSKSRGLIGFDKRKYVLDLANTYPIDINFVKEHFDSFKGDTSRRYPHRQTLLRPELVDKWWTEKVEKEDGLDMVTAFNENKFNYNPDAYHIEGVEDKTIDNMSTYLNDDIIPNVMKDYFEGKANIPYNGEHLVDTLHKHGINLRYLGKIIEITKEYLESENTKHSAKLEEVAKDNADYEDWEASYLMKIEKMIAERQAKINKYVQEGKEVPPELTGDLKLNEDELRKPTNEEPVIVAKDELETLIHVAEVEVISRSIKHFLRAFAKPLPVALVPSLISFVFNLLFGEQYNADPKPEEVNEFYPTKSYEFVNLTRASILEFIQKEAFLRFRYELPENWINKHTGNPFQLIRSICYKFGIQLINKEYFLRREQYEYYKQSQDKKIRNKLVEPTTTFAVNDFVIIPKVKTSECTSLIAQEYWQQGLSLINEDQTTALTSFAQSIAVLEEVNSVLHPTVAEKYLALSTIYNQLGLSSEAVAFCRKSCKIYERVCGIDSFEMLRAMINLTLSEISNESPYNASVIYKRIISTLQAFQIGSDQYVHPSITNIYTSLEQLSLGVENPKLTIEILKKLSDLISTSVGDDSLAYAYTGSRLSNMYVTLKEYRHGLEHVVMAEKVFTKELGANHVQTAQAKQWVTGLTNLLNNIQNKINEEQKQVQESHQSKAKASSTGSSSSNNNSHSKKNKKNNEPNPELAKKSVDELLDFIEGDSGKKSKKNKKNGKK
- the SEC59 gene encoding dolichol kinase (similar to Saccharomyces cerevisiae SEC59 (YMR013C); ancestral locus Anc_2.560), with amino-acid sequence MAATISQQETVQDQSELDKHAKNSMQLSPDVSPPNETKSSTSYFSSKKFIQLAITFSTLYLAYTKHKDTKDELDCVTIFKDASRVIVILLANIFMNYANNVNKIAISNGAVDNNVKTNLLPPFDVCYLVYLPFMVSFLFCPSLAIFNTTLTLNVLDVNIFKKLTFQVCFIIFDQVMSSSSTKDDIDKLPLIGIAVNYTISELLMKIGEKKSLDLIDSNLFSIILTNILIMLPIQNDNMDYLPLIILRNTLYAFIIIVSFNWMVSTLLIKLKFNQKSLHITLLINFIIALPLTINVLVEIPSSSEKSSLSPSIWLFDFINSSSIRKTILILWLSFLLVLIPNIIFFKSNFSLNTSRKIWHFLIFLLLIKPFQMDPFFIKIALSGTIVLFLSIEYLRFINLHPIGPILNEHLKTFTDYRDNKGPLIISYIYLIIGISIPLLVNNSPIGLISLGIGDSMASIIGGKFGHFKWPGSKKTLEGTMAFILTTSFTCYCLKTYFQGFYFNQISMINLFYVCTLSGILEGNSQLNDNILIPTFMMIIEELLSN
- the BUD22 gene encoding Bud22p (similar to Saccharomyces cerevisiae BUD22 (YMR014W); ancestral locus Anc_2.561) — encoded protein: MVKDNLLFKLDNLEYQYHYLTNSLNSFEPRFVQTRIHYNSKGKKNAKKIAKILNEITLDDVELQMDQIKLEVFNKKIHHFEKKFSKFFNKFLTTSSKSSVWKKKKLDVVLDDVKKNYDLDLFIKLICMSKSIKISINKLKFAQKKKNLKVSNDEGKQTLVPKWFTLHSYWIINQDKSNEFNPSRIWNEVVMNIKNCDSLISLVMNDKECKEIIENFENGLDFFLGINKQNRLKQKQEQEQEQEQEQEKSKKSTKDENESVSDNSVNEREDEEEDESGSEIDNQDHADIDEEELARHYEGLLAASSDEEEEEGNAVEDTLDTTINYNEVTDEEPSSDEDEDTSDEPSRKKAKKNVVKLPELMAGYYSGGESSEDEKREDRVAKEQMSNKPQRKNRRGQRARRKIWEQKYGSGAKHIQKEVEAKVAERQKRQEEYEERAAKRAAKAEAYEKVMEEKRLRNRDNGWAARDSAVAKIKKTTPMLEKPPLEEHPSWVAKKLAEEKQKNAKFAGKKITFD